In a genomic window of Nitrospira sp. ND1:
- a CDS encoding LysM peptidoglycan-binding domain-containing protein, whose protein sequence is MIQQAGPVWRTVVGLRFGCSIVATMSLLFWGGCARVTPSPESTPTDLQVAADSLKTAVREAQRTAAELRTELEEQRKELADAQVARAQLQGMLRETERRLADARQVIELQREELTSAHTERERVAQTVAPLHSRPQQPPNGVRLQRKRASSSPDGAVPAPRDTQEQSAVKPLENEEEEAPQSAPADGEAAPVSDVPQASPIVMPIPSAAEPVRTIVVQGGDTLWRLARRHKVSLEALKSLNGLPTNLIVVGRTLRLPEPRLQQAAMQPVSLKTLVR, encoded by the coding sequence ATGATCCAACAAGCGGGTCCTGTTTGGCGGACGGTCGTGGGCTTACGATTCGGGTGCTCGATAGTGGCGACGATGAGTCTGTTGTTCTGGGGAGGGTGCGCGCGGGTCACGCCAAGTCCGGAATCGACCCCCACCGATCTTCAGGTTGCGGCGGACTCCCTCAAGACGGCGGTGCGTGAAGCGCAGCGCACGGCGGCCGAATTGCGCACGGAGCTTGAGGAGCAGCGGAAGGAATTGGCGGATGCCCAAGTGGCGCGGGCGCAACTGCAGGGCATGTTGCGGGAGACCGAACGACGATTGGCGGATGCCCGCCAGGTCATCGAATTGCAGCGTGAGGAGTTGACTTCGGCTCACACCGAACGGGAGCGGGTGGCGCAGACGGTTGCTCCGTTGCACAGCCGGCCCCAGCAGCCACCGAACGGGGTTCGCCTTCAACGGAAGCGTGCGTCATCCAGCCCGGACGGAGCGGTGCCGGCCCCAAGGGATACACAGGAACAGTCGGCCGTGAAGCCGCTTGAGAATGAAGAGGAGGAGGCGCCACAATCCGCACCTGCCGATGGCGAGGCTGCACCGGTCTCAGACGTTCCTCAGGCTTCGCCGATTGTGATGCCGATCCCGTCCGCCGCGGAGCCGGTCAGGACAATTGTCGTGCAGGGCGGTGATACGTTGTGGCGACTTGCGCGCCGGCACAAAGTCAGCCTGGAAGCGCTGAAATCACTCAATGGTTTGCCGACGAATCTCATTGTTGTTGGACGGACGCTCCGATTGCCGGAGCCTCGGCTGCAGCAGGCGGCTATGCAGCCGGTCTCGCTGAAAACCCTCGTTCGATAG
- a CDS encoding prepilin-type N-terminal cleavage/methylation domain-containing protein encodes MARNTEIGKRSWPFSSPHGFTIIELMIVVTIVGILATLAVPSYHAAIIKAKEGALRQDLFSLRDVIDQHRADKGKYPETIEALVSAGYLRRVPTDPLTGSTTTWQEMVDEGEGGMVDVFSGSDLVGTNGVPYNQW; translated from the coding sequence ATGGCACGAAATACCGAGATTGGTAAGCGCTCATGGCCGTTCTCGTCACCGCATGGGTTTACGATTATCGAGTTGATGATTGTGGTGACGATCGTCGGAATTTTGGCCACGTTGGCCGTGCCGTCCTACCATGCGGCGATTATCAAGGCGAAAGAAGGGGCGCTGCGCCAGGATTTATTTTCGCTGCGCGATGTGATCGACCAGCACCGTGCCGATAAAGGGAAGTACCCCGAGACCATTGAGGCGTTGGTGTCGGCCGGCTATCTTCGGCGGGTGCCGACCGATCCGTTGACCGGCTCGACGACGACCTGGCAGGAAATGGTCGACGAAGGGGAAGGCGGTATGGTCGATGTGTTTTCCGGGTCCGATCTGGTCGGCACCAACGGAGTTCCCTACAACCAATGGTAA